In a single window of the Rhizobium tropici CIAT 899 genome:
- a CDS encoding sugar phosphate isomerase/epimerase family protein: MQIGIFAKTFPGTEPLGILSAVRDSGYACAQFNLACYGLPSMPDSVSEETITAIRASVEATGISLVALSGTYNMAHPDIIVRRSGLAQLAVIIETAAALAIPLVTLCTGTRDPNDQWAHHPDNGDVSAWADMAAEMSKALELAERHGVDLGIEPEQANIVTSARDARRLIDEMGSARLRIVLDPANLFEQAARAQARAIVAEAVEISAGHIALAHAKDRHGDGRFAIAGQGVVDFADFIARLRSVNFDGPLVTHGLPASEAASVAGFLKALI, translated from the coding sequence ATGCAAATCGGGATCTTCGCCAAGACCTTCCCCGGAACGGAGCCCCTCGGCATTCTCTCAGCCGTGCGGGATAGCGGTTACGCATGCGCGCAGTTCAATCTCGCTTGCTACGGTCTCCCGTCTATGCCCGATTCCGTTTCGGAAGAAACGATCACTGCGATCCGGGCATCCGTCGAGGCGACGGGCATATCGCTTGTCGCCCTATCGGGCACCTACAACATGGCTCACCCCGATATTATCGTTCGCCGATCAGGCCTCGCCCAGCTCGCCGTCATCATTGAAACGGCGGCAGCACTCGCCATTCCGCTAGTGACGCTTTGCACCGGCACGCGCGACCCGAACGACCAATGGGCCCATCATCCCGACAATGGCGATGTTTCCGCCTGGGCCGACATGGCGGCGGAGATGTCGAAGGCCCTGGAGCTGGCGGAGCGGCATGGCGTCGATCTCGGTATCGAGCCGGAGCAGGCCAATATCGTCACCTCGGCACGCGACGCCCGACGGCTGATCGACGAGATGGGATCGGCACGGCTGCGCATCGTGCTTGATCCGGCCAATCTTTTTGAGCAGGCGGCGCGGGCGCAAGCGCGGGCGATCGTCGCAGAGGCAGTCGAAATCTCCGCCGGTCATATCGCCCTGGCGCACGCCAAGGATCGCCACGGCGACGGTCGTTTTGCGATCGCCGGTCAAGGCGTGGTGGATTTTGCCGATTTTATAGCGCGGCTACGCTCGGTGAATTTCGACGGGCCGCTCGTGACGCATGGTCTTCCGGCATCCGAAGCAGCCAGCGTCGCCGGTTTTCTCAAGGCATTGATCTGA
- a CDS encoding Gfo/Idh/MocA family protein codes for MIEKESRRLRVGVLGCGPIAQFAHLESCVKARNADLYAICDAAPDLLARMGATYEPQKMYGDYDAMLADPELEAVIVATSDAYHVPMSIKALEAGKHVLCEKPIGVSVEEGQQLAEAVRRSGKILQVGHMKRFDPALEAARDFVRDDIGQIFAMKAWYCDSTHRYTNTNAVQPLPVTSKLARKPSGNPKADLRQYFMLAHGSHLVDTARFFCGEIVAVRARLLERAGAYCWFVETEFANGALGHLDLTVAVRMDWHEGFQLYGENGSVLAKTFNPWYFRSSEVEIFHEKDATSRKPLGADGHFFRRQLEGLADTALNGAPMRGADVEDGLASIRAMVAIARSVERSERVELASVSGAV; via the coding sequence ATGATCGAAAAGGAAAGTCGCCGTCTTCGCGTGGGAGTCCTCGGCTGTGGGCCGATCGCGCAGTTCGCGCATCTGGAATCCTGCGTCAAGGCGAGGAATGCCGATCTCTATGCGATCTGCGACGCGGCCCCCGATCTTCTGGCCCGTATGGGCGCGACCTACGAACCGCAGAAGATGTACGGCGATTATGACGCCATGCTGGCCGATCCCGAGCTGGAGGCCGTAATCGTCGCGACGTCCGACGCCTATCACGTGCCGATGTCGATCAAGGCGCTGGAAGCCGGAAAGCATGTGCTCTGCGAAAAGCCGATCGGCGTGTCGGTCGAGGAAGGGCAGCAGCTTGCCGAGGCCGTGCGCCGATCCGGAAAGATCCTGCAGGTCGGGCACATGAAACGCTTCGATCCGGCTCTTGAGGCAGCGCGCGATTTCGTGCGCGATGACATAGGCCAGATCTTTGCGATGAAGGCCTGGTATTGCGATTCCACTCACCGCTATACCAATACCAATGCGGTCCAGCCCCTGCCCGTCACCAGCAAGCTTGCGCGCAAACCATCAGGCAATCCCAAGGCCGATCTCCGGCAATATTTCATGCTGGCGCACGGCTCGCATCTGGTCGATACCGCACGCTTCTTCTGCGGAGAGATCGTTGCCGTTCGCGCCCGGCTGCTGGAACGTGCCGGTGCCTATTGCTGGTTCGTGGAGACCGAGTTTGCCAACGGCGCCCTCGGCCATCTGGACCTGACGGTTGCCGTGCGCATGGATTGGCATGAGGGCTTCCAGCTTTATGGCGAGAATGGCTCTGTTCTCGCAAAGACCTTCAATCCCTGGTATTTCCGCTCGAGCGAAGTGGAAATCTTCCACGAGAAGGATGCGACAAGCCGGAAGCCGCTCGGTGCGGATGGCCATTTCTTCCGCCGGCAGTTGGAGGGGCTCGCCGATACCGCGCTGAACGGCGCGCCGATGCGCGGCGCCGATGTCGAGGACGGCCTAGCCTCCATCCGCGCGATGGTGGCGATCGCCCGATCGGTGGAGCGAAGCGAGCGCGTCGAACTCGCATCGGTTTCGGGGGCGGTCTGA
- a CDS encoding sugar phosphate isomerase/epimerase family protein has product MRKDIKVGCQTFTWEMLGNAWTGTADDLLSAISAGGYSGIEITDTMIGRYAEYPQAFANALRDRGLTLVSFAFGSKSGFTVADAMRDDLATAKRWIDYAAHFPGALVSIGSATVVSEGPRDDKFAIAGEFYNRAGELGKAAGVQIAVHPSSHHNTLLFDRADYDRIFALLDPNLVGWVPDTGHILRGHADMLDTMRTYQDRIRYLHLKDVDAQGRWAMLGKGVLDTPAVIDLVSVAPHFNGWLVLEEESETAGADPAAAVKANRQTMRGYGA; this is encoded by the coding sequence ATGCGCAAGGACATAAAAGTCGGCTGCCAGACGTTCACATGGGAAATGCTCGGCAATGCCTGGACGGGAACGGCAGACGATCTGCTGTCGGCGATTTCCGCAGGCGGTTACTCCGGCATCGAAATTACCGACACGATGATCGGCCGCTATGCCGAATACCCGCAGGCCTTCGCGAATGCATTGAGGGATCGCGGCCTGACGCTCGTCTCATTCGCCTTCGGCTCCAAAAGCGGCTTTACGGTGGCCGACGCAATGAGAGACGATCTTGCGACCGCAAAGCGCTGGATCGATTATGCCGCGCATTTTCCGGGCGCACTCGTTTCCATCGGCTCGGCAACCGTCGTTTCCGAAGGCCCGCGAGACGACAAGTTCGCCATTGCCGGCGAGTTCTACAATCGCGCCGGAGAGCTGGGCAAGGCCGCCGGTGTCCAGATCGCCGTGCATCCGAGTTCGCATCACAATACGCTATTATTCGACCGCGCCGATTACGACCGCATCTTCGCTTTGCTCGACCCAAACCTGGTTGGTTGGGTGCCGGATACCGGCCATATCCTGCGGGGGCATGCCGACATGCTTGACACGATGCGCACCTATCAGGACCGTATCCGCTACCTGCATCTGAAAGATGTCGATGCGCAGGGCCGATGGGCGATGCTCGGCAAGGGCGTTCTCGATACGCCGGCCGTGATCGACCTCGTCTCCGTCGCTCCCCATTTCAATGGCTGGCTAGTGCTGGAAGAGGAATCTGAGACGGCCGGCGCCGACCCTGCCGCCGCGGTCAAAGCCAATCGCCAAACCATGCGCGGCTATGGTGCATAA
- a CDS encoding carbohydrate ABC transporter permease, with protein MNGERSVFQNILIYLGALFILIWSAGPFIWQFSTSLQLDKALTEGTPSLIPNPFTLEHYYNAFVEKGLHHYVLNSLVVSLATTALCLIVGSLAAFSLSRLDVKGRFGILTVILSVSMFPQIALVGPLYLIASDLGLLDTYTALIITYLALGLPLVTWVLFGYFETLPREIDEAARIDGVGPVGLLWHIILPMSLPSLVTTGLLAFITAWNEFLFALAFTSDSDSQTIPVGIANFTNQYYVPWGDIAAASAVVTVPLIILVLFFQRHIIEGLTQGGIKE; from the coding sequence GTGAACGGAGAGCGCTCAGTCTTCCAGAACATTCTCATCTATCTCGGCGCCCTGTTCATCCTCATCTGGTCCGCCGGCCCGTTCATCTGGCAATTTTCGACATCGCTCCAGCTCGACAAGGCCCTGACCGAGGGAACGCCCTCACTCATACCGAACCCGTTCACGCTGGAGCATTACTACAACGCCTTCGTCGAAAAAGGCCTGCATCACTATGTGCTGAATTCGCTCGTCGTTTCCCTTGCGACCACCGCTCTCTGCTTGATTGTCGGTTCGCTCGCTGCCTTTTCGCTATCGCGCCTCGATGTGAAGGGACGCTTCGGCATCCTGACGGTCATCCTTTCGGTATCGATGTTTCCGCAGATCGCGCTCGTAGGTCCCCTCTATCTCATCGCCTCCGATCTCGGACTGCTCGACACCTATACGGCGCTGATCATCACCTATCTTGCGCTGGGATTGCCGCTGGTGACTTGGGTGCTGTTCGGCTACTTCGAGACGCTTCCGCGCGAAATCGACGAGGCGGCCCGCATAGACGGCGTCGGCCCTGTCGGCCTGCTTTGGCATATCATCCTGCCGATGTCATTGCCGAGCCTGGTCACGACCGGCTTGCTTGCCTTCATCACCGCCTGGAACGAATTCCTGTTCGCGCTGGCCTTCACTTCGGACAGCGACAGCCAGACGATCCCGGTCGGCATCGCCAATTTCACCAACCAATATTATGTGCCCTGGGGAGACATCGCCGCCGCATCGGCTGTCGTCACCGTACCGCTCATCATTTTGGTGCTCTTCTTCCAACGACACATCATCGAAGGCCTGACCCAAGGCGGAATCAAGGAATAG